One region of Myxocyprinus asiaticus isolate MX2 ecotype Aquarium Trade chromosome 38, UBuf_Myxa_2, whole genome shotgun sequence genomic DNA includes:
- the slc13a5a gene encoding solute carrier family 13 member 5a gives MMVSHLLKFIWRMKDGLILFCTPFLLLPLPLVIGTKEAACAYVVALMAVYWCTEVLPLAVTALLPAVLFPVFRIMESKDVCMQYLKDTNMLFLGGLMVAVAVEHWKLHKRIALRVLLIVGVRPALLMLGFMGVTAFLSMWISNTATTAMMVPIVQAVLEQLNNTADQEQTSTPESEEKNTEKKTDTQVVLNGHSFSLESDTEKHHREEEERLKMCKGLTLCVCYAASIGGTATLTGTGPNLVLMGQMNQLFPDNPDVINFASWFGFAFPNMIIMLAMAWLWLQVVFLGFNFKKTWGCGTVKSEKEIAAYNVIKEEHQRLGPMSFGELSVLALFVLLVVLWFTRDPGFVDGWATRLFNAEKEYVTDATVAVFVAALLFVFPSKPPRMCSWGVQSFDTVPQLDSGPTPALLTWKVTQKKMPWSIILLLGGGFALAKGSEVSGLSKWLGDQMSPLQSIPPWAIAIILCLMIATFTECTSNVATATLFLPILASMSQSIGINPLYVMVPCTLSASFAFMLPVATPPNAIVFSYGYLKVSDMAKTGIVMNIIGILSITLAINSWGRAIFSLDTFPSWANKTDL, from the exons ATGATGGTTTCACATTTATTGAAGTTTATATGGAGGATGAAAGACGGACTCATTCTCTTTTGCACCCCTTTTCTTCTGCTGCCTTTGCCACTAGTCATTGGAACAAAG GAGGCTGCGTGTGCATACGTAGTTGCACTGATGGCAGTGTACTGGTGTACAGAGGTTCTGCCCTTGGCTGTCACTGCACTCCTACCAGCTGTGCTATTTCCAGTATTTAGGATCATGGAGTCCAAAGAT GTTTGTATGCAGTACTTGAAGGACACCAACATGTTGTTTCTGGGTGGACTGATGGTGGCTGTAGCTGTGGAGCACTGGAAACTTCACAAGCGAATTGCACTCCGGGTGTTGCTCATAGTGGGTGTGCGCCCTGCTCT GCTGATGTTGGGTTTCATGGGTGTGACGGCCTTCCTCTCCATGTGGATCAGCAACACAGCCACAACTGCCATGATGGTCCCCATTGTTCAAGCTGTGCTGGAGCAGCTCAACAACACAGCAGATCAAGAACAGACCTCCACTCCAGAAAGTGAAGAGAAAAATACTGAGAAAAAAACTGACACCCAGG TGGTTCTTAATGGCCACAGTTTCTCACTGGAATCAGACACAGAAAAGCATCATCGAGAGGAAGAGGAAAGACTAAAGATGTGTAAAGGTCTGACGCTATGTGTGTGCTATGCAGCCAGCATCGGTGGGACAGCCACTCTCACAGGCACAGGGCCAAATCTGGTTCTCATGGGACAGATGAACCA aCTTTTCCCAGACAATCCTGATGTTATAAACTTTGCATCTTGGTTTGGGTTTGCCTTCCCAAACATGATCATCATGCTCGCAATGGCCTGGCTCTGGCTACAGGTTGTGTTCCTGGGTTTCAA CTTCAAAAAGACATGGGGCTGTGGGACGGTCAAGTCAGAGAAGGAGATTGCTGCATATAATGTAATTAAAGAGGAGCACCAGCGTCTCGGCCCCATGTCATTTGGGGAGCTGAGTGTCCTAGCCCTCTTCGTCCTGCTGGTGGTGCTTTGGTTCACTCGTGATCCAGGTTTTGTTGATGGCTGGGCAACACGCCTTTTCAATGCTGAAAAAGA GTATGTGACAGATGCCACAGTTGCTGTATTCGTTGCTGCCCTGCTCTTTGTTTTTCCCTCCAAACCACCGCGCATGTGCTCCTGGGGAGTACAGAGCTTTGACACAG TGCCCCAGTTGGACAGTGGCCCCACTCCAGCTCTGCTCACGTGGAAGGTGACACAGAAAAAAATGCCATGGAGCATTATCCTACTGCTAGGAGGAGGCTTTGCACTGGCGAAGGGCAGTGAG GTCTCAGGGCTGTCCAAGTGGCTTGGAGATCAGATGTCACCTCTTCAGAGCATCCCTCCCTGGGCTATTGCCATCATCCTGTGTTTGATGATAGCTACCTTCACTGAGTGCACGAGCAATGTTGCCACAGCAACATTATTTCTGCCTATACTCGCATCTATG tCCCAGTCAATAGGTATCAACCCTCTGTATGTTATGGTCCCCTGCACCCTCAGTGCATCCTTTGCATTCATGCTCCCAGTGGCGACCCCTCCAAACGCCATAGTCTTCTCTTATGGTTACCTGAAAGTGTCGGATATG GCTAAGACAGGAATAGTCATGAATATCATCGGCATCCTCTCCATCACCTTGGCCATCAACAGCTGGGGCAGAGCCATATTCAGTTTAGACACCTTTCCCAGCTGGGCAAACAAAACAGATCTGTGA
- the LOC127428763 gene encoding mediator of RNA polymerase II transcription subunit 31-like: protein MTGVMETEEQARNRFQLELEFVQCLANPNYLNFLAQRGYLREKPFVNYLKYLLYWKEPEYAKFLKYPHCLHMLELLQYEHFRKELVNAQCAKFIDEQQILHWQHYSRKRTRLQQALAEQQQQQQQPQAPSHGNATSK, encoded by the exons ATGACTGGCGTTATGGAAACAG AGGAGCAAGCAAGAAACCGTTTCCAGTTGGAGCTGGAGTTTGTTCAGTGCCTCGCTAACCCAAACTACCTGAACT TTCTGGCTCAAAGAGGTTACCTGAGAGAGAAGCCTTTTGTGAATTACCTTAAATATCTACTTTACTGGAAAGAACCAGAATATGCTAAATTCCTGAA ATACCCTCATTGTCTGCACATGTTAGAGCTGTTGCAGTATGAGCACTTCCGGAAAGAGCTGGTAAATGCACAATGTGCCAAGTTCATAGATGAACAGCAGATCCTGCACTGGCAGCATTACTCACGAAAGCGCACACGGCTACAGCAGGCTCTCgcggagcagcagcagcagcaacagcagccaCAGGCTCCATCCCACGGCAACGCCACCTCCAAATGA